A stretch of the Actinomyces faecalis genome encodes the following:
- a CDS encoding LacI family DNA-binding transcriptional regulator — protein MTTLADVAQAAAVSTATASLVLSGKDNGRVSATTAKRVRGAARELGYVRNALAASMRSQRTRTLGVVANDVLSTPYAVSMVEGILTTARSHGWSVIFADTGGDATERRRAVEELRSRQVDAIIYAAMYHQEVVVDEGLEDVFVLNGFADRAGVPGAVPDEERAAFEATTHLIGLGHRRIAHLTHGSDAVAVALRIQGYRRALLSHGLPWDESLLLSGENDPAGADETAGRMLDLSSRPTAVFCYNDAMAAGVYRQAARRGLRIPQDLSVVGFDDLVLISTNLDPQLTTMRLPHYEMAEWMTRGVVAGGAQDLPPGVTRMRCELVERGSTAPPGPPSSPETSTERLGRTHTLPAHRSRGNSIPDSTSQMTQRSVP, from the coding sequence ATGACGACTCTGGCGGATGTGGCACAGGCTGCCGCGGTCTCGACCGCCACGGCCTCCTTGGTGCTGTCGGGCAAGGACAACGGCCGGGTCTCGGCGACGACGGCGAAGCGCGTGCGTGGGGCCGCCCGCGAGCTCGGGTACGTGCGGAACGCCCTGGCCGCCTCGATGCGCAGCCAGCGCACGCGGACGCTTGGCGTCGTCGCCAACGACGTGCTGTCCACGCCCTACGCGGTCTCGATGGTCGAAGGCATCCTGACGACGGCTCGGTCGCACGGCTGGTCGGTCATCTTCGCTGACACCGGAGGAGACGCCACGGAGCGTCGTCGCGCGGTGGAGGAGCTGCGCTCGCGCCAGGTCGACGCCATCATCTATGCGGCGATGTACCACCAGGAGGTAGTTGTCGACGAGGGCCTGGAGGACGTCTTCGTCCTCAACGGCTTCGCCGACCGTGCGGGAGTCCCAGGAGCCGTTCCTGACGAGGAACGTGCCGCCTTCGAGGCGACGACGCACCTCATCGGGCTGGGGCACCGGCGCATCGCGCACCTCACGCACGGCTCTGATGCTGTAGCCGTGGCCTTGCGTATCCAGGGGTACCGGCGTGCCCTGCTCAGCCACGGTCTGCCGTGGGACGAGAGCCTGCTGCTGTCTGGTGAGAACGATCCTGCCGGTGCGGATGAGACTGCTGGGCGGATGCTCGACCTCTCTTCCCGGCCCACGGCCGTCTTCTGCTACAACGACGCCATGGCTGCCGGGGTGTACCGGCAGGCCGCGCGTCGAGGGCTGAGGATCCCCCAGGACCTGTCGGTGGTCGGCTTTGACGACCTCGTGCTCATCTCCACCAACCTGGATCCGCAGCTGACCACGATGCGGCTGCCTCACTATGAGATGGCTGAGTGGATGACGCGTGGGGTGGTCGCTGGAGGCGCGCAGGACCTGCCGCCGGGGGTGACCCGTATGCGCTGTGAGCTCGTTGAACGAGGGTCGACGGCGCCACCTGGCCCTCCCTCCAGCCCTGAGACCTCGACAGAGCGGCTCGGGCGTACACACACGCTTCCGGCTCACAGGAGCCGGGGGAACTCCATCCCGGATAGCACATCCCAGATGACACAAAGGAGTGTTCCATGA
- the murJ gene encoding murein biosynthesis integral membrane protein MurJ, whose product MRRSPGARAGLLGAAGSVAGLTLVSRALGFVRWVVQASTVGAGAVAGAYSTANQVPNVLYEVVVGGALAATIVPMLATAVRTGRSQDAERTASGLLGTVLVLLVPLAVLLAVLADPIAALFPLSQGADPGYQHQLVADFLRMFALQVPLYGVGVVLTGVLQAHGRFTWPALTPVASSLVVMATYAVYGRMSAASPQAPSHQALEVLGWGTTAGVAALSLPLVWPVARLGLRIRPSLRLRAGELRRLGRLGGAGLWTLLAQQASVLVVLALARSGGQAGTVAVYQYTQAVYVLPYAVLAVPVSTVLYPRLAAALGQGSPDGAAVTELAARSTALVAAVAAAGAGALVAVSHGAQVFFSLLTDVDGMGQALAVAAPGLVGYALIFQVTRVLFAADRAGSGAAATCLGWVGVIVVSVLAVHVMAPQGGDSRATLVALSVGLTAGMSLAGLGLLVALARLLGAAVLWPVLRALVVAGAAAALGGLAALRVTTTLVGQVPTAVYLAVCLVAALTVAAASLGLALAADRRLVGVLRRRSAETDADAGQAGTMDLDGDGAQEDR is encoded by the coding sequence GTGCGGCGCTCACCTGGCGCGCGTGCGGGACTGCTCGGCGCCGCCGGCTCCGTGGCAGGCCTGACTCTCGTCTCACGTGCTCTGGGGTTCGTGCGCTGGGTCGTCCAGGCCTCCACGGTGGGAGCCGGGGCGGTAGCCGGGGCCTACTCGACAGCCAACCAGGTCCCCAATGTCCTGTACGAGGTCGTGGTCGGGGGAGCGCTGGCCGCCACGATCGTGCCGATGCTGGCCACGGCGGTGCGGACGGGACGCAGCCAGGACGCCGAGCGCACGGCCTCAGGCCTGCTGGGAACCGTCCTGGTGCTGCTGGTTCCCCTCGCCGTGCTCCTGGCTGTGCTCGCTGACCCGATCGCTGCGCTCTTCCCCCTGTCCCAGGGGGCGGACCCGGGCTACCAGCACCAGCTCGTCGCCGACTTCCTGCGGATGTTCGCTCTCCAGGTGCCCCTGTACGGTGTCGGCGTCGTGCTCACCGGCGTCCTGCAGGCCCACGGCCGCTTCACCTGGCCCGCGCTCACGCCTGTGGCCTCCAGCCTGGTGGTCATGGCGACCTATGCCGTCTACGGGCGTATGAGCGCGGCCAGTCCGCAGGCGCCTTCCCACCAGGCCCTGGAGGTGCTGGGGTGGGGCACGACAGCCGGTGTGGCGGCGCTGAGCCTACCGCTGGTCTGGCCGGTGGCACGCCTGGGGCTACGGATCCGTCCCAGCCTGCGGCTGCGCGCCGGCGAGCTGCGACGGCTCGGTCGTCTGGGCGGCGCCGGGCTGTGGACCCTCCTGGCGCAGCAGGCCAGCGTGCTGGTGGTCCTGGCACTGGCGCGTAGCGGCGGACAGGCCGGGACCGTCGCCGTCTACCAGTACACCCAGGCGGTCTACGTCCTGCCCTACGCCGTGCTCGCCGTTCCCGTGTCCACCGTCCTCTACCCGCGGCTGGCAGCGGCGCTGGGGCAGGGCTCACCCGACGGCGCCGCGGTGACCGAGCTGGCAGCGCGCTCGACGGCGCTGGTCGCCGCCGTCGCAGCGGCTGGGGCAGGGGCGCTCGTGGCCGTGAGCCACGGCGCACAGGTCTTCTTCTCCCTGCTCACTGACGTTGACGGCATGGGACAGGCCCTGGCGGTGGCCGCACCGGGGCTGGTCGGCTACGCGCTCATCTTCCAGGTCACTCGCGTCCTGTTCGCGGCCGACCGCGCGGGCTCGGGAGCGGCTGCGACCTGCCTCGGCTGGGTCGGTGTCATCGTCGTCTCGGTCCTTGCCGTGCACGTGATGGCGCCGCAGGGAGGTGACTCGCGCGCCACGCTGGTGGCGCTGTCCGTCGGGCTGACGGCCGGGATGAGCCTGGCCGGGCTCGGTCTGCTGGTCGCCCTGGCCCGCCTGCTGGGAGCCGCGGTCCTGTGGCCCGTGCTGCGTGCGCTCGTGGTCGCCGGTGCAGCGGCCGCACTGGGCGGGCTGGCCGCCCTGCGGGTGACGACGACGCTGGTCGGCCAGGTGCCGACGGCGGTCTACCTGGCGGTGTGCCTGGTGGCGGCACTGACGGTGGCGGCAGCGAGCCTGGGGCTCGCGCTGGCCGCTGACCGCAGGCTCGTCGGTGTGCTGCGCCGTCGGTCCGCTGAGACTGACGCGGACGCTGGACAGGCTGGCACGATGGACCTGGACGGCGACGGTGCCCAGGAGGACCGATGA
- a CDS encoding NUDIX domain-containing protein, with translation MSQEPGSERLHDVRDSRQVSSSEQVWAGPILTVEDERIVLAPGTEAVRRQTVTHHDAVSVLAWREGEDSSQDDGAPEVLMVRQYRHPVRAGLWEIPAGLLDVVGEAPVVAAARELAEETDHEARTWHTLVDYYASPGFTTEGCRSFLARGLSVLPVEQRVPREAEEAELVPTWFRFDDVVAAVLGGRLHNPATCMAVLAADRLRARGWEGLREADAPWLRSPVSLS, from the coding sequence GTGAGCCAGGAACCAGGGAGCGAGCGGCTCCACGACGTGCGCGACTCACGGCAGGTCAGCAGCAGCGAGCAGGTGTGGGCCGGCCCGATCCTCACGGTGGAGGACGAGCGCATCGTCCTGGCGCCGGGTACTGAGGCGGTACGCCGTCAGACCGTGACCCACCACGACGCCGTCAGCGTCCTGGCCTGGCGTGAGGGGGAGGACTCCTCCCAGGACGACGGCGCGCCCGAGGTCCTCATGGTGCGTCAGTACCGTCACCCGGTGCGTGCTGGTCTGTGGGAGATCCCGGCCGGGCTGCTCGACGTCGTCGGGGAGGCGCCGGTCGTCGCGGCGGCGCGGGAGCTGGCTGAGGAGACCGACCACGAGGCGAGGACCTGGCACACGCTCGTCGACTACTACGCCTCGCCCGGCTTCACGACTGAGGGCTGCCGCTCCTTCCTCGCCCGCGGGCTCAGCGTCCTGCCTGTCGAGCAGCGCGTGCCCCGCGAGGCCGAGGAGGCTGAGCTCGTGCCGACGTGGTTCCGTTTTGACGACGTCGTCGCCGCTGTCCTCGGGGGAAGGCTCCACAACCCGGCTACCTGCATGGCGGTGCTGGCCGCTGACCGGCTGCGCGCTCGCGGCTGGGAGGGGCTGCGGGAGGCGGACGCACCGTGGTTGAGGAGCCCGGTGAGCCTGTCGTGA
- a CDS encoding glycosyltransferase family 4 protein, translated as MTRSESSPDRMRVLEVCGSAAGGVRVHVAHCARVLASAGHDVIVEAPASVLAGARLGPARGEALEIGPRPGPGDLQVLARLRRLGRSADVVHAHGLRAGALAALALGRRRARRTRLVVTEHNLPVGGRLTRATGQALARLVASRADYVLGVSPDLVEQALSMGAVQAELAVVPAVTAPQPGGQATGLSAADVEEVWSSAGYRVLTVARLAPQKGLDLLLEAAGLLPGALAQASSSPVPGSDVTWAVAGDGPLADELAARIKRDRLPVRLLGRRTQVSELMRAADVVVQTSLWEGQPITVQEALAAGAAIVATDVGGTRVTARGGARLVPPQPEQIASAVAGLLADPARREAARASARQAAERLPGEAELAAQLAAVLGDGV; from the coding sequence ATGACCAGGAGCGAGAGCAGTCCGGACCGTATGCGTGTGCTGGAGGTGTGCGGCTCAGCCGCAGGAGGGGTGCGTGTCCACGTGGCTCACTGCGCCCGGGTCCTGGCCAGCGCTGGCCATGACGTCATCGTCGAGGCTCCGGCCTCGGTGCTGGCCGGTGCGCGGCTCGGGCCGGCTCGTGGTGAGGCGCTGGAGATAGGCCCGAGGCCTGGCCCGGGAGACCTTCAGGTCCTGGCGCGGCTACGCCGCCTGGGCAGGAGCGCTGACGTCGTCCACGCTCACGGCCTGCGCGCCGGGGCCCTGGCGGCACTGGCTCTGGGACGACGCCGTGCCCGGCGTACCCGCCTGGTCGTCACCGAGCACAACCTGCCGGTAGGAGGACGCCTGACCAGGGCGACGGGACAGGCTCTGGCTCGGCTGGTCGCCTCCCGTGCCGACTACGTCCTGGGCGTCAGCCCTGACCTGGTGGAGCAGGCCCTGAGCATGGGAGCGGTGCAGGCCGAGCTCGCCGTCGTGCCTGCCGTGACGGCTCCTCAGCCCGGCGGCCAGGCCACGGGACTGAGTGCTGCGGACGTGGAGGAGGTCTGGTCCAGCGCCGGCTACCGCGTGCTGACGGTGGCGCGCCTGGCGCCGCAGAAGGGACTGGACCTGCTGCTGGAGGCGGCGGGTCTGCTGCCAGGTGCCCTCGCCCAGGCGTCCAGCAGCCCGGTGCCGGGCAGCGACGTGACCTGGGCGGTGGCCGGTGACGGCCCCCTGGCCGACGAGCTCGCGGCGAGGATCAAGCGTGATCGGCTGCCGGTGCGTCTGCTGGGACGGCGGACGCAGGTCAGTGAGCTGATGAGGGCGGCTGACGTCGTCGTCCAGACCTCGTTGTGGGAGGGACAGCCCATCACCGTCCAGGAGGCGCTTGCCGCCGGGGCGGCGATCGTCGCTACCGACGTGGGAGGGACCCGGGTGACCGCACGCGGTGGAGCCCGGCTCGTGCCGCCGCAGCCTGAGCAGATAGCGAGCGCGGTCGCAGGGCTGCTGGCGGACCCGGCGCGCCGTGAGGCCGCGCGTGCGAGCGCCCGCCAGGCCGCTGAGCGGCTGCCTGGCGAGGCCGAGCTCGCCGCCCAGCTTGCGGCAGTGCTGGGAGACGGGGTGTGA
- the steA gene encoding putative cytokinetic ring protein SteA yields MRNPFRKQLPSEPDRPSGVVRVDARTKTLTKRLRPGDIAVIDHSDLDRVAAEALVECQPAAVLNAAPSVSGRYPNLGPGILLEAGIPLVDDLGPDVMRLREGQRVVVDLAEGSPEHGSIAVEGTQQPLAHGQVQTEQSVAQAMEAAKEGLAVQLEAFAANTMEYMRGERDLLLNGVGMPDVRTQMSGRHVLVVVRGYSYKEDLQALKPYIREYKPVIIGVDGGADAVLKAGFKPDMIVGDMDSVSDKALQCGAEIIVHAYRDGRAPGRSRVEDLGVEHLVFAATGTSEDIAMLLADAAGAELIVAVGTHATLLEFLDKGRAGMSSTFLTRLKVGSRLIDAKGVSRLYRTRISTWQLVLLALAGLIALGVALAATPAGQTFLGLSGAVWDDLVNFIRSLVGLAPAAPTV; encoded by the coding sequence GTGAGGAACCCCTTCCGCAAGCAGCTACCGTCGGAGCCTGACCGTCCCAGCGGCGTCGTGCGCGTTGACGCCCGGACCAAGACGCTCACCAAGCGCCTGCGGCCCGGTGACATCGCCGTCATCGACCACAGTGACCTGGACCGTGTGGCTGCTGAGGCACTTGTTGAGTGCCAGCCTGCGGCGGTCCTCAACGCCGCGCCCTCGGTGTCCGGACGCTACCCGAACCTGGGCCCGGGCATCCTCCTGGAGGCCGGCATCCCCCTCGTCGACGACCTGGGCCCCGACGTCATGCGCCTGCGTGAGGGGCAGCGGGTCGTGGTGGACCTGGCAGAGGGCTCGCCTGAGCACGGCAGCATCGCCGTGGAAGGGACCCAGCAGCCGCTGGCTCACGGGCAGGTCCAGACCGAGCAGTCCGTCGCCCAGGCGATGGAGGCTGCCAAGGAGGGCCTTGCCGTCCAGCTGGAGGCCTTCGCCGCTAACACCATGGAGTACATGCGTGGAGAGCGGGACCTGCTGCTCAACGGCGTCGGCATGCCTGACGTCCGCACCCAGATGAGCGGCCGCCACGTCCTGGTCGTGGTACGCGGCTACTCCTACAAGGAGGACCTCCAGGCGCTCAAGCCCTACATCCGCGAGTACAAGCCGGTCATCATCGGTGTGGACGGCGGCGCTGACGCCGTCCTCAAGGCCGGCTTCAAGCCGGACATGATCGTCGGCGACATGGACTCCGTCTCTGACAAGGCGCTGCAGTGCGGTGCGGAGATCATCGTCCACGCCTACCGCGACGGCCGGGCACCGGGCCGGTCACGGGTCGAGGACCTAGGTGTGGAGCACCTCGTCTTCGCCGCGACCGGCACCAGCGAGGACATCGCGATGCTGCTCGCTGACGCTGCGGGAGCCGAGCTCATCGTGGCCGTGGGGACGCACGCCACTCTGCTGGAGTTCCTGGACAAGGGCCGTGCCGGGATGTCCTCGACCTTCCTGACCCGGCTCAAGGTCGGTAGCCGCCTTATCGACGCCAAGGGCGTCTCGCGTCTGTACCGCACCCGTATCTCGACCTGGCAGCTCGTCCTGCTGGCACTGGCTGGGCTCATCGCCCTGGGCGTGGCGCTGGCGGCCACGCCGGCCGGGCAGACCTTCCTCGGTCTGTCCGGCGCGGTGTGGGACGACCTCGTGAACTTCATACGCTCGTTGGTGGGGCTGGCACCGGCCGCCCCGACCGTCTGA
- the recN gene encoding DNA repair protein RecN, which yields MIESLHIEDLGVIEEAELTLSPGLTALTGETGAGKTMVLTSLGLLLGQRAESTVVRAGAQRAVVEGSFVLDPTSRAGARAQEAGAELDEDVLIASRTVPAQGRSRAYLGGRTVPSTVLAEVGTDLVSVHGQADQLRLRSASAQRAALDSLGGEEHLDRCRAYARSYRAYQEAVARQRQWREGAAARAQEVALLRGWLEAIEQLDPAPGEDAALTEEAVRLDHAEDLRRAATVARTALAGDDEAMRTGEDVLALLSEADRAISPATGMDRSLEELGARVHHLSIEAADVAAELGEYLAGLDADPARLAWVQDRRGELARAFREIGGPEEEIEDADALLAFSQRAAERLATLDGPTDAGASLAEEVERAQESLRSCARGLSAARERLAQLLQERVTAELEGLQMRGSRLVVALEALEEPGPTGAESVTLQLVSHPGAPALALGKGASGGELSRIMLALEVVLAESSQAGDRRTLVFDEIDAGVGGRAAGEIGRRLARLARTHQVVVVTHLAQVAAWADTQLVVRKEQPQPGRGGEGEVSNGVVAGLTRTTVLAVEGSQRVRELARMLAGHDDSDSALRHAAELLEEAHVAESQA from the coding sequence GTGATCGAGTCCCTGCACATCGAGGACCTCGGTGTCATCGAGGAGGCCGAGCTCACCCTGAGCCCAGGGCTCACGGCGCTGACCGGAGAGACTGGCGCGGGCAAGACCATGGTGCTCACCTCCCTCGGCCTGCTGCTAGGCCAGCGTGCCGAGTCCACCGTGGTGCGCGCTGGCGCCCAGCGTGCCGTGGTTGAGGGCAGCTTCGTCCTCGACCCTACGTCCCGGGCCGGTGCGCGTGCGCAGGAGGCGGGTGCTGAGCTCGACGAGGACGTCCTTATTGCCTCACGGACCGTCCCTGCTCAGGGGCGCTCACGTGCCTACCTCGGGGGCCGGACGGTCCCTTCCACGGTTCTTGCCGAGGTCGGGACCGATCTCGTCTCCGTCCACGGGCAGGCGGACCAGCTCCGGCTGCGCAGCGCCAGCGCGCAGCGCGCCGCTCTGGACTCCCTCGGGGGCGAGGAGCATCTGGACCGTTGCCGTGCCTACGCCCGGTCCTACCGCGCGTACCAGGAGGCGGTGGCTCGCCAGCGCCAGTGGCGCGAGGGCGCGGCCGCTCGTGCGCAGGAGGTGGCGCTCCTGCGGGGGTGGCTGGAGGCGATCGAGCAGCTGGACCCGGCACCGGGCGAGGACGCTGCCCTGACGGAGGAGGCCGTCCGTCTCGACCACGCCGAGGACCTTCGGCGTGCAGCGACTGTGGCCCGCACGGCGCTGGCTGGCGACGACGAGGCCATGAGGACGGGCGAGGACGTCCTGGCTCTGCTGTCCGAGGCTGACCGGGCGATCTCCCCGGCGACCGGGATGGACAGGTCCTTGGAGGAGCTCGGCGCGCGAGTCCACCACCTGTCCATCGAGGCCGCGGACGTCGCGGCTGAGCTCGGGGAGTACCTGGCAGGGCTCGACGCCGACCCCGCGCGACTGGCCTGGGTCCAGGACCGTCGTGGAGAGCTGGCGCGGGCCTTCCGTGAGATCGGCGGCCCGGAGGAGGAGATCGAGGACGCTGACGCCCTGCTCGCCTTCAGCCAGCGCGCTGCTGAGCGCCTGGCGACGCTTGACGGCCCCACCGACGCCGGCGCCAGCCTGGCTGAGGAGGTCGAGCGTGCCCAGGAGTCCCTCAGATCCTGCGCCCGTGGGCTCAGTGCCGCTCGCGAGCGGCTCGCGCAGCTGCTCCAGGAACGGGTGACCGCCGAGCTGGAGGGGCTGCAGATGAGGGGATCGCGTCTGGTCGTGGCCCTGGAGGCGCTGGAGGAGCCCGGGCCTACCGGTGCCGAGAGCGTGACGCTGCAGCTTGTCTCCCACCCCGGTGCCCCGGCGCTGGCTCTGGGCAAGGGGGCCTCTGGCGGTGAGCTCAGCCGCATCATGCTCGCCCTGGAGGTAGTCCTGGCTGAGTCCAGCCAGGCCGGCGACCGGCGGACCCTCGTCTTCGACGAGATCGACGCGGGCGTCGGCGGACGAGCTGCTGGCGAGATCGGCCGCCGGCTGGCCAGGCTTGCAAGGACCCACCAGGTGGTGGTGGTCACGCACCTGGCGCAGGTGGCTGCGTGGGCCGACACCCAGCTCGTCGTGCGCAAGGAGCAGCCTCAGCCCGGGCGTGGCGGGGAGGGCGAGGTCAGCAACGGCGTCGTGGCGGGCCTCACCCGGACCACGGTCCTGGCTGTCGAGGGCAGCCAGCGTGTGCGTGAGCTGGCCCGTATGCTCGCGGGCCATGACGACTCTGACTCGGCGTTGCGCCACGCCGCTGAGCTGCTGGAAGAGGCCCACGTGGCAGAATCCCAGGCGTGA
- a CDS encoding copper transporter, which translates to MIDFRYHLVSLISVFLALAVGVVLGAGPLQNSLGNTLNDQVTSLREDRNATQGKLEQTETAVNERDEYITAVAAAYLPSSLTDRKVALVALPEADSSDLETVTAQLEAAGATVVARVSLTTAWVDTSRETFRSTYSGQFAGYMEGVTGTGNTVLGAGLATALTSSKEASAAALTDLLKASDSPLMTVDAEPSEPADSVVVVGPRTTMTTGEAPTPAPTEGMSLVAWNEALGGLASVTPCVVIGAADVKTDLVTQLRSSQTKVTTVDSVGQVAAAVSVPLALAHAQAGSSAAYGFDEGAEAVMPALAQAAASAEPAPTDAGNTDQ; encoded by the coding sequence ATGATCGACTTCCGTTACCACCTGGTCTCCCTGATCTCCGTCTTCCTCGCCCTGGCGGTCGGCGTCGTCCTGGGCGCGGGACCGCTGCAGAACTCGCTGGGCAACACGCTCAACGACCAGGTCACCTCGCTGCGTGAGGACCGCAACGCCACCCAGGGCAAGCTGGAGCAGACTGAGACGGCAGTCAACGAACGCGACGAGTACATCACCGCCGTGGCTGCTGCCTACCTCCCCAGCTCCCTGACGGACCGCAAGGTCGCCCTGGTCGCCCTGCCCGAGGCTGACAGCTCTGACCTTGAGACGGTCACCGCCCAGCTTGAGGCTGCCGGTGCCACAGTCGTGGCTCGTGTGAGCCTGACCACCGCCTGGGTCGACACCTCCCGTGAGACCTTCCGCTCGACCTACTCCGGCCAGTTCGCCGGCTACATGGAAGGCGTGACGGGCACCGGCAACACCGTGCTCGGCGCCGGCCTGGCGACCGCGCTGACCTCCTCCAAGGAGGCGAGCGCCGCGGCGCTGACCGACCTGCTCAAGGCCTCCGACAGCCCGCTGATGACCGTGGACGCGGAGCCGAGCGAGCCGGCTGACAGCGTCGTCGTCGTCGGGCCGCGTACCACCATGACCACGGGGGAGGCCCCGACCCCGGCGCCGACCGAGGGCATGAGCCTGGTGGCCTGGAACGAGGCCCTGGGCGGGCTCGCCTCCGTCACCCCCTGTGTCGTCATCGGTGCTGCGGACGTCAAGACCGACCTCGTCACCCAGCTGCGCTCCTCCCAGACCAAGGTGACGACCGTCGACTCGGTCGGCCAGGTCGCGGCCGCGGTGTCGGTGCCTCTCGCGCTGGCGCACGCCCAGGCGGGCAGCTCGGCTGCCTACGGGTTTGACGAGGGTGCCGAGGCAGTGATGCCCGCGCTTGCGCAAGCAGCCGCCTCTGCTGAGCCTGCGCCGACGGACGCGGGGAACACGGACCAGTGA
- a CDS encoding CTP synthase, whose amino-acid sequence MSTSSRSSGQKSEVPAHIFVTGGVVSSLGKGLTASSLGRLLRSRGISVAMQKLDPYINVDPGTMNPFQHGEVFVTEDGSETDLDIGHYERFLDVNLSGKANATTGQVYSRVIARERRGEYLGDTVQVIPHVTDEIKRVMRSQAEPGPDGEVPDVIITEIGGTVGDIESQPFLEAARQVRADLGRAHVAFVHVSLVPFLPAAGELKTKPTQHSVAALRSIGIQPDALVLRTDRPLPDGVRGKVALMCDVDREAVIECKDAASIYDVPPTLHREGLDAFLVQRLGLPFRDVDWTEWNGLLDRVHNPSRRLEVALVGKYVDLHDAYLSVSEAIRHAGFACEAKVEIRWVASDTCESPEGAQRALSGVDAVVVPGGFGVRGIEGKLGALRWAREHRVPTLGLCLGLQCMVIEAARNLLGLQGASSTEMDPETPDPVVTTMDAQREFVIGGGDLGGTMRLGAYPAVLAEESVVAEAYGVCEVSERHRHRFEVNNAYRERLEAAGLHVSGTSPDGQLTEFIELDRSQHPYYVATQAHPEFRSRPTRAHPLFTGLVRAGLERQRDRLASRSQEVPVAEDDHSEAPTGTVGPGSVTTTQEAQ is encoded by the coding sequence ATGAGCACGTCCAGCCGCTCTAGCGGTCAAAAGAGTGAAGTCCCTGCCCACATCTTCGTCACCGGTGGTGTCGTCTCCTCCCTCGGCAAGGGGCTGACGGCCTCGAGCCTGGGAAGGCTGCTGCGCTCACGCGGTATCAGTGTGGCGATGCAGAAGCTCGACCCCTACATCAACGTCGACCCTGGCACGATGAACCCCTTCCAGCACGGCGAGGTCTTCGTCACCGAGGACGGGTCGGAGACTGACCTGGACATCGGCCACTACGAGCGCTTCCTCGACGTCAACCTCTCCGGCAAGGCCAACGCCACCACCGGTCAGGTCTACTCCCGCGTCATCGCCAGGGAGCGCAGGGGCGAGTACCTGGGAGACACCGTCCAGGTCATCCCGCACGTCACTGACGAGATCAAGCGCGTCATGCGCTCCCAGGCCGAGCCCGGGCCGGACGGGGAGGTGCCCGACGTCATCATCACCGAGATCGGTGGCACCGTCGGTGACATCGAGTCCCAGCCCTTCCTGGAGGCGGCCAGGCAGGTACGTGCTGACCTGGGACGGGCCCACGTGGCTTTCGTCCACGTCTCCCTCGTCCCCTTCCTGCCGGCGGCCGGTGAGCTCAAGACCAAGCCGACCCAGCACTCCGTGGCGGCGCTGCGCTCGATCGGCATCCAGCCTGACGCCCTGGTGCTGCGCACCGACCGTCCTCTGCCGGACGGGGTCAGGGGCAAGGTGGCGCTCATGTGCGACGTCGACCGCGAGGCGGTCATCGAGTGCAAGGACGCCGCGAGCATCTACGACGTGCCTCCTACCCTGCACCGCGAGGGCCTGGACGCGTTCCTCGTCCAGCGCCTGGGCCTGCCCTTCCGTGATGTGGACTGGACGGAGTGGAACGGTCTGCTCGACCGCGTCCACAACCCCTCCCGGCGGCTCGAGGTGGCACTGGTGGGCAAGTACGTCGACCTGCACGACGCCTACCTGTCCGTCTCGGAGGCCATCCGTCACGCGGGCTTCGCCTGCGAGGCGAAGGTGGAGATCCGCTGGGTCGCCTCAGACACCTGCGAGAGCCCGGAGGGGGCCCAGCGTGCCCTGTCCGGGGTGGACGCCGTCGTGGTCCCCGGAGGATTCGGGGTGCGGGGGATCGAGGGCAAGCTCGGGGCGCTGCGCTGGGCCCGCGAGCACCGGGTACCCACGCTCGGCCTGTGCCTGGGCCTGCAGTGCATGGTGATCGAGGCCGCCCGTAACCTGCTGGGGCTTCAAGGCGCCTCGTCCACCGAGATGGACCCCGAGACCCCGGACCCCGTGGTCACCACGATGGACGCCCAGCGCGAGTTCGTCATCGGCGGGGGAGACCTGGGCGGGACGATGAGACTGGGCGCCTACCCGGCGGTGCTGGCCGAGGAGTCGGTCGTAGCCGAGGCCTACGGCGTCTGCGAGGTCAGCGAGCGCCACCGCCACCGCTTCGAGGTCAACAACGCCTACCGCGAGCGCCTGGAGGCAGCCGGCCTGCACGTGTCCGGTACCTCGCCGGACGGTCAGCTCACGGAGTTCATCGAGCTCGACCGCTCTCAGCACCCGTACTACGTCGCGACCCAGGCCCACCCCGAGTTCAGGTCGCGGCCTACCCGTGCCCACCCGCTGTTCACAGGGCTGGTGCGGGCCGGTCTGGAGCGCCAGCGCGACCGCCTCGCCTCGCGCAGCCAGGAGGTACCCGTCGCTGAGGACGACCACTCCGAGGCGCCGACCGGTACCGTGGGTCCTGGCAGCGTGACGACGACGCAGGAGGCACAGTGA